The genomic DNA GcagtttttccaaagattcTAATGTTCCCCGCAGAGAATCATTTATAGTAACCAAAACATTATCCAGGTCTGACATCTACCTTTGATATTGTGGTATTGTTGGCTTTCGAATAATGCACAATAGTTCACGGTTTAACTAAAATGGATTTCGAACCTATTAAACATTCTATTGTGATCAAAAcctcatctcatcgcttcttttccaaatttgatttttcagaaaattttcagatcGCCTCTGACggacaaaaattttattttcagttAAGAATAAAAcgatgcgatgagatgcATTGTAATCTTGTTTAACTCTCAAATGTAAGAAAGACTGCTTCAAGAATAGTAGTTATCACAGCATCGGAAAGCAGGATGCCTCAAAACGAGTATATTGAACAACATATCAAGCAACATGGTCGTAGATTAGACTACGAAGAGCGTAAGCGTAAAAGAGAGGCAAGAGAAGTCCACAagatatctgaaaaagCCCAAAAACTAACTGGTTGGAAGGGTAAACAATTTGCTAAGAAGAGATATGCCGAAAAGGTCgcaatgaagaagaaaattaaGGCACACGAACAATCGAAGGTTAAAGGAGGTTCTAAACCATTGGATGAGTCTGGAGATGCATTACCAACATATTTACTGGATAGAGAACAAACTAATACAGCAAAGgcaatttcatcatctatCAAACAGAAAAGATTAGAAAAGGCAGACAAATTCTCAGTACCATTACCAAAAGTTCGTGGTATtagtgaagaagaaatgttTAAAGTGGTCAAAACCGGTAAATCGAAGACTAAATCctggaaaagaatgataACAAAGCATACTTTTGTTGGTGAAGGATTCACCAGAAGACCGGTAAAGATGGAAAGAATTATAAGACCGTCTGCTCTCAGACAAAAAAAGGCAAACGTTACACATCCGGAATTAGGCGTAACTGTTTTCCTCCCAATACTGGCAGTCAAGAAGAACCCTCAAAGTCCTATGTACACGCAGTTAGGTGTTCTGACAAAGGGTACTGTCATCGAAGTAAACGTATCAGAACTTGGTATGGTCACGTCAGGCGGTAAGGTTGTCTGGGGTAAGTACGCCCAAGTTACCAACGAGCCAGATAGAGACGGGTGTGTCAATGCCGTTTTACTTGTATGATCGGATCCCTATCTTCTTGTCTCCAATATGTAGACGAATTTGTTTAAATAAATAATCAAGTACACCCGGtgtgaaggaaaaaatatcatagtCAGTTTGAACtgattcaaatttcaatgGTATGTACGGATGTTAAGATCAACACTTTTCCGAAACAATCAAACTTTCGCGAACTTTTACAAACTGAGTGCTGCCCGTCAACGAACATTCAAATAAAGTCATACGAGCAATCTCCAGCAAACCTTTCTGTCGATCACATCAAAATTGCAGAAATTCCGTCTCTCATTCCCGCGACTTAtgcatatatatttttagAAATTTGAACGGGATGAAATGTATACCTCGTCAAGTGACCGGTAATCAGAATCAGAGTCCGGTACGATGAAGCAAATCCATCATAAAACAAAACACGAAAACTCATGTAAGCAAAGTTTCTTGTTTGCCAGGGCTCCGCTTCCAATTGACAGAATTGACAGTATACAAGGTATTAATCTGCAATGCCTCCGTCGGCCTCACACACCGGCAaacattctcttttttcatcctCTCGGCAAGAGCGGTTTTCtccattttcatcaccaGTGCGGTACTACAGGAAGCAGTCGTCCAATAATACATTCTAGGGCTACAATGTATGCGATTGTAAAACAAATAAGGggcaaagaaagaatacCCAATGTGGGTAAGTTGACGCGAAACGAGCAAATAGGCCGAGTTTTTTTACTACTGCATACAATTAAACGCAGGCTTTGCAAAAGAACTCCACGTACCACCCACTATTTTTGTAGTAGTTTCATGTGGTACTAGTTTTAAGTAGTAAGTAGCAGAAAGGATTCGCCCATTACGTTCCAGATTTTCACCCAGTTACAAGGCATGGTGGTGGACAGGAAATAGGCTAAGAAACTGGAACGTCCTTTACGCTTCTTTACACCTCATATTCGCAAATAAGAAAGTTGTAGCACTATGAAGCGATTATTCAGAGATGGAAAGACCTCATTCTTAATAATTTGTTGTGTAAAAAGTAAAAACGGAACCTGTAAATAGCGGTGATGCTGGAGCTTTTCACTTGCTTAACGTAAGATATAACACATAATGTAACACAAGCACAAACTTAAAAAGTCGGGTAACAGGACTGCTCAATTTGTGATGTGGTTCACATACCGAGTAGCAGTAAGGCTTTCCCACACTAGCAACAGTTTCTAAGCGTATAGTCAATGGTTGTGCTGAGACCGTTGCAATTGTCCTGTTTAAATAGCTGTAACACTCGTTTGGAAAAGACAACTTATACACTAGACTATCTTCTATATCTATATTCTCTTCCTATACAGCTTCTGTGGAGTGTTCTGGCATACAACATACACTGTTACACATTGCGCAAGGCTCAAATAGGCTTTTTATTAGTTGGTATTCCAAGTACCAGAATCGGGCTGCTCAAGTTCAGCGCAATTTGAAACCCAAGTATTCAGGCTATTCTTACGGAGAGTACtgatttgataaaaagaGAGTTTACGTCTGATTTAGAAGCTATTGCTGCTATTTATACACAAAAGATTCCTCAAAAAGCATATTGATCAGTGTTTTCGAGGGCATCTCAAGAGCTGTTTAAGGATAGCAGATTTTTATAATGGTATGTTCatttcagtttttcatttttttttctttactAAATTTTACTGCTTTCCCCCATTAGTCTGTATCAACCCACCACTCAAAGAACTATAACAACTCGACACATTGATAGTGGTTCTCAAAGGAGCTAAAACGAAACTGGCATTTATGTCTGCGCAATTCTTTGTTGCGTTCACTCAGATCAGATCGTTTATATGATCTGTCCGGATCTGTTGCAGTCCgatgagattgaaaaaaaaacatctCTGAAAGGATTCGAACAGGGAAGGCCAGAAGGAAGTGGAAAACCCTACCTACCAGTTTAGTAACAAGATGTGCGGGATCAAATTAGTCTGGGGAACAAGTCTATTCCACTACAGCTCATTTTGGTGCGCTTACcattgaataatttgaaagacTGGTGGCAGAGCTCGGTAGTGGGCGTTAGGGAAAGGTCGAAGAAGTAAAATTAGGTTTCCAGTCTTTGATCAATTTATACTAACGTAGGGGTCATAATCTGTAGAGCAATCAACAAACACAATACCCATTTGCTGGCCAAGGATCTATTTCCAGTCAGTCCTCGATGTCGTCATCCTCGTACAATCATCAGCCCCAGTTGTCAATCAATTCTGTTCAATCCTTAGTTGAGCCAATCACACCACCACCGTTAGGTCAGATGCAtcagaagaagaatcatcaaaagacTCAGTCGCTGGATGTCTCGGAGTTCAGTCAATTCATGTCTTCAGGTCTAAGCACACACACACATCAGTCGCCTATGATGcttatgaaaaatttctcaCCTAATGGtggtttttcaaatgcaacTGGATCAATTGTGAACGCTCCGAGTGCTTTGCCTTTTATCAATGAGTTCGATTTGAACGTTGATATACCGGCTAGTAACGCTGTAGCTGCTGCTGCAAGCAACAACAACGGCAACAATGGcaacaataataattcTGGTTCCACAACATCGGCCTCCTCACTAAGAAATGCAAACATAACAATGACAGGTTCAACTGAACAAAGTTTACCTAATTCAACAATGTTagaaatttcttcaatgccGTTGGAAGATTTGGACTACATTAAGCTAGCAAAGGATCAATTCGGCTGTCGGtttttacaaaaaaagCTAGAAAATTCAGCCGAGTCAAATAAGGTAAGGGATCTGATGTACGATCAAATAAAGCCTTACTTTTTAGAGCTAATCCTTGACTCTTTCGGTAACTATTTAATCCAGAAACTTTGCGAGTATTTGACCACGGAGCAAAAAACTAAATTAATTCAATCAATATACCCACATGTATTCCAAATTTCTATTAATCAGTATGGTACTCGCTCTTTACAGAAAATCATTGATACTGTCGATAACGAAGAGCAAGTTGACTTGATAACTAAAGGATTTTCTCAGGAGCACACATTGATTCAACAAGTTGTTACTTTGATAAATGATTTAAATGGTAACCATGTCATTCAAAAGTgtattttcaagttttcaCCTTCTAAATTCgatttcatcatcgatGCTATTGTGGAACAAAACAATATCATTACAATTTCAACCCATAAACATGGTTGCTGTGTTTTACAAAAGTTGTTGAGTGTGTGTACGTTACAACagatattcaaaatttctgtcAAAATTGTTCAGTTTTTGCCCGGTCTAATTAATGACcaatttggaaattatATCATTCAGTTTCTGTTAGATATTGAGGAATTGGATTTCTACTTGTTAGCAGAAATATTCAACAGATTGTCGAATGAACTTTGTCAATTATCATGCTTAAAATTCTCGTCTAACGTTGtggaaaaattcatcaaaaaattattcaatataATTACAGATGAAGCTCCAAGATTTTGCAATAAATCTAATACCAACGattcaaatgatgatgtAGTTAATGCTGCTATGAGAATATTGTTAACAATTATAGATATTTTCACCTTGAATTTAAACATTTTGATTAGAGacaattttggaaattaTGCTTTGCAAACTCTTCTCGATGTCAAAAATTATTCCCAAGTTTTGGAGTATTCTGGTAATAAAAACGTCGCCAAATCTCCGAAGCTTGCGTCTTTTAGTCATGATTTTACAACTAAGATTGGAAATTTGGTTGTTTTGACGAAAGAATTATTACCAAGCATCAAGACAACATCATATGCTAAGAAGATTAAGTTAAAAGTCAAATCGTACACGGAGCTGACAGGAATTGCTCTCACAGATGTAAAtcccaaaaaaaatagtaCTAAAAATAATAGTACAATTAATAATCAGAATTCTAAAAATAATGGTGGTCTCAATACTCATTTTACCCACTATAACAgtaacaataacaatagTAGCAAAAACCACAATGGCAATCATAGaaataacaataacaaaAATACAGTCGGCATGTACCAGAAGCAGCATACTCGCCACTTTTCTTTGCCAGCGAACGCGTATCATAGAAGAAGCAGCAGTTCCAACTCGTTACCTTATGCAGTCATCCCGCAGCAACCGAATGCCCAGAATTCTCATCACAGCAATGGTCTAACGATACCCTATGCTACTGATCAGGCATCATCGTATGATTATCTGTCGCGGTTGGGCGATCATGAACAGTTCAACGATTCGATCACTCAAAATTTGCAGAAGCAACAAACACAGTTCATGGGTTCTAATTTGCAAAAACCTAATTCGAACCCAAATCTTCACACTCTGCCAGGACTGCGTAGCTCCAGCAACTCTCTAACTTTTATGAATGATTCAATTTCTAACAACACTAATAACAGCAGCAGTTCCAACAGCTTTTTCCCTGCCACTGCTGCTGACCCAACAATGATGAATAATTTTGCATTCTCTGGCGGTTCTCAATCCAATTTTACTGACTCGAGCTTTTCTGAACAGAGAATCACCAGCAACCCTTTTCCAGTTTATCACCATCAGCCTGCAGCtaatcaacaaaatttcaGCAATTATATTCCTGCACAAGCTGGTGAGGGTTTTATGTACTTAGAAGGGAATACCAACGAATTTACGAGTAGCGCAGCGGGATTCAACTTCGGATTCAATTAATACCCAACATGACTGACAATGTTCTATTGCATAAGATATTAAatcccaaaaaaaaatttaaaattcCTAAAAACCTAAATATATGTTATCAAACTTATATGTTCAAACAGTCAACAAAACGTTGAGTGACATTGGCCACATTtattaaaagaaaaaatatcatccAAACAAAACATCATAGTGTTCTTTAGCCTCCTCCCTGAGATAAAACTCTGCTATCcctatcatttttattcattCGCTGAGGGAGCTATTAGTGGAGCTCATCACTCCATCTTATgccattcaatttttcttttattttctgttcatttcacattcattttctttttgacaaGATTTCGCATTCATTCGCTTTCACCATATGTTTCTCGTGTATTTCAATATTAAGCATCTGTTaaattataaaaaaaaaatatttgatggCATTTGTATGTAACTTTGGGTTTTGCAATCATGCATCCATCGCAAATGCAAGAGAATCGAGAGAAATAAATAAGTATTTCGTGGAGTTGTATTTACAAAAATCATAAGTTATCCCACTTTATTTACGTCTTTTTCTACTCCTCAATATCAGAGGGATATGTTCTAGCTCAAGCACTTAAAGTTATATACacttattcttctttcgCATAATGATAAATATCACTTTTAGCTTTAACTTTTATTTATGGCATATGTTTTTCCATTATTCATCCCAAAAGAGATTAATACTCACGATTACgatacttcaaaaaatgaatggGTAAATGATAGtaaaaagttgaaagagaaaaacaCGACAGTAGCGTTCCGCCATATTGTTGATATCTTGAGCCCATCTGTTCTTTAGATCTGTTCAGCTGAAAATATGGGCGCTCCACCTCAAAGAACGCTAGCAAGGCACGATATGCCCCAGTTCTATCTGCTGGTAGCGctttattttgttcaaggCATCCCGGTAGGATTAGCTTTTGGTACAATTCCATTTTTGCTCAAGTCAATGGCTAAAGACACATCTTTCACCACTTTAGGTATCTTTTCGATGGCATCATATCCatattctttgaagattttcTGGTCTCCCATAGTTGATTCGATATACAATAAGAAGGtaggaagaagaagatcaTGGATTATACCGATACAATGCATAAGTGGGGCAAGTATATTCTTTTTAGGATCGTGCATTAGCAGGGGGATTGTGTTCAAGGGTGTTGATGATGCCTTTCATGGTAGAACGGGGGGTGTTCACGACTTGAATATATTGAATTTGACCTGGTATTTTGGTATCTTGGTATTTTTATGCGCTACTCAAGATATAGCAGTGGATGGTTGGGCATTGACTATACTGTCAAAACAATCACTTTCTTATGCGTCTACAGCACAAACAGTTGGTATAAATATTGGctattttctttcctttaCCGTATTTTTATCCCTTAATTCAAGCGATTTTGCAAACAAGTATTTCAGAAGTGTACCAAGAGAATATGGGCTTGTCAGTCTTGGTGGTTACATGAAGTTTTCCGGTATAATCTATATTTTATTGACGCTTTACGTTGTGTTTTACACAACTGAAAAACCATGGCAGGATGTTTTACCAAGGCTGCATTCTccagagatgaaaaaagatgatgagcCTAAAGTTATTTTTGAGTATGAGGATGGCGATACTGTCAGTACTAGTAATAACGCAGGTATACTTTACGTTTATCAATGTTTTCTTAAAATTGCAAGTTTGAGCTCAGTGCAGGTTCTGGCAATAATTCATTTAACATCCAAAATCGCATTTCAGTGCAATGAAGCAGCAACGaatttgaaacttttaGAGCAAggattcaaaagagaagatttgGCAGTTACTGTACTAATTGATGtaccttttgaaatattattTGGCTATTACGTGGCGAAATGGAGCTCAGATTCcaatcatcttcaaaactCAGATCGTGGAAATTTGCGAAAGTCTAAAAAGTCATGGTTTACTTGGATTATTGGTACACCTGGTGTCCTTACGCCTTGGCTGTGGGGTTATCTAGGTCGTTTAGCTTCAGCGATTCTTGGAACTGTTGTGGTGAAAAGCTTTCCAAAAGATGGTCATATAAGCAGAGTTTACTTTCTGACTGTTATTATCCAACATTTATTAAGTTCATTTATGTCAACAGTTCAATTCGTTGGTATTTCAGCTTTTCATACAAGAATAGCAGACCCATTAATTGGAGGGACCTATATGACATTATTGAATACATTGAGCAATTTCGGTGGTACATGGCCAAGGTTTATTGTATTGTCTCTGATAAATTACTTTACTATTTACGAATGCAAAATTCCAGGGAAACATAATTTGGTGTATCAGGGCGGTAGTATGGATAGATGCACAAAAGAGCTAGGTGGTACTATAACAATTCTACGAGATGGTTACTTTGTAACAAATTTATTATGTTGTATTTTTGGTATATGTCTATATTTCGGATTccttaaaaaaaaatctcaagAGTTACAAAGTTTACCTATTGGTTCATGGCGTTGTGAATAAACCAATGATCGTTCCAATAGATGATTCCAGCGACGATATATGCAAATAATAAACCGGAAAGTTGTTCAGTGAAAGTATGGAAAACAATTGATGTTATTAGGAAGCTCCACCACCACATGCCTAGTAGAGATATGAGTAATATAATCGGATTTTGCCATACAACAATTTTTAGAATCTGACCAAGGAACTTCACTATATCTTTTACCACAGTGAATGGTGGTAAGATAAACGCACTCATCAAAAAgcttttgatattttttggtttATTATTGATTAGATTCCAAATGGGCCCATTATCAAATAGTTTTAAACTAGTTATAAGAAGTCCTGtatactttttctttttcaatctttgtAACGCTTTTCCACCAAAGAGTCGAAGTTCACCAAACGAATACATAATCATCAGTGTAATCAGAAAAACATGGCCCGAAGGATCATGTCCACCAATCCAGTAACCGCCGAGGGATCTGCATTGGGCAGATCCCAATAGTGGAGCATCCTGTGCAAAGGTTTTTCTaatgaaattgttgatatcCTGCGGAGAAGATGTTCTATTGAAACACTTTTCATTTAACGCGCAGGATATATCGctcattgattttttcagtaGGTCCTCATCATTCTCCATAgttatattttttaaggTAAAAAGAATACGTTTTAAGGATTTCAATCTCCTAGCAATAGAATCATGAAAGTCATCGGCCAAATTACCATTGGAATCAAAGACGGTAAAATCGCAATGGCCACCTGTGTAGGTGAAAACCAAATCCATTATTGGAGCAATGCCGAACCAGAGTGCTTGTGTGAAAATA from Zygotorulaspora mrakii chromosome 7, complete sequence includes the following:
- the NSA2 gene encoding rRNA-processing protein NSA2 (similar to Saccharomyces cerevisiae NSA2 (YER126C); ancestral locus Anc_8.137) gives rise to the protein MPQNEYIEQHIKQHGRRLDYEERKRKREAREVHKISEKAQKLTGWKGKQFAKKRYAEKVAMKKKIKAHEQSKVKGGSKPLDESGDALPTYLLDREQTNTAKAISSSIKQKRLEKADKFSVPLPKVRGISEEEMFKVVKTGKSKTKSWKRMITKHTFVGEGFTRRPVKMERIIRPSALRQKKANVTHPELGVTVFLPILAVKKNPQSPMYTQLGVLTKGTVIEVNVSELGMVTSGGKVVWGKYAQVTNEPDRDGCVNAVLLV
- the MPT5 gene encoding Mpt5p (similar to Saccharomyces cerevisiae MPT5 (YGL178W); ancestral locus Anc_8.136) yields the protein MSSSSYNHQPQLSINSVQSLVEPITPPPLGQMHQKKNHQKTQSLDVSEFSQFMSSGLSTHTHQSPMMLMKNFSPNGGFSNATGSIVNAPSALPFINEFDLNVDIPASNAVAAAASNNNGNNGNNNNSGSTTSASSLRNANITMTGSTEQSLPNSTMLEISSMPLEDLDYIKLAKDQFGCRFLQKKLENSAESNKVRDLMYDQIKPYFLELILDSFGNYLIQKLCEYLTTEQKTKLIQSIYPHVFQISINQYGTRSLQKIIDTVDNEEQVDLITKGFSQEHTLIQQVVTLINDLNGNHVIQKCIFKFSPSKFDFIIDAIVEQNNIITISTHKHGCCVLQKLLSVCTLQQIFKISVKIVQFLPGLINDQFGNYIIQFLLDIEELDFYLLAEIFNRLSNELCQLSCLKFSSNVVEKFIKKLFNIITDEAPRFCNKSNTNDSNDDVVNAAMRILLTIIDIFTLNLNILIRDNFGNYALQTLLDVKNYSQVLEYSGNKNVAKSPKLASFSHDFTTKIGNLVVLTKELLPSIKTTSYAKKIKLKVKSYTELTGIALTDVNPKKNSTKNNSTINNQNSKNNGGLNTHFTHYNSNNNNSSKNHNGNHRNNNNKNTVGMYQKQHTRHFSLPANAYHRRSSSSNSLPYAVIPQQPNAQNSHHSNGLTIPYATDQASSYDYLSRLGDHEQFNDSITQNLQKQQTQFMGSNLQKPNSNPNLHTLPGLRSSSNSLTFMNDSISNNTNNSSSSNSFFPATAADPTMMNNFAFSGGSQSNFTDSSFSEQRITSNPFPVYHHQPAANQQNFSNYIPAQAGEGFMYLEGNTNEFTSSAAGFNFGFN
- a CDS encoding Acatn family MFS transporter (similar to Saccharomyces cerevisiae YBR220C; ancestral locus Anc_6.118), producing the protein MGAPPQRTLARHDMPQFYLLVALYFVQGIPVGLAFGTIPFLLKSMAKDTSFTTLGIFSMASYPYSLKIFWSPIVDSIYNKKVGRRRSWIIPIQCISGASIFFLGSCISRGIVFKGVDDAFHGRTGGVHDLNILNLTWYFGILVFLCATQDIAVDGWALTILSKQSLSYASTAQTVGINIGYFLSFTVFLSLNSSDFANKYFRSVPREYGLVSLGGYMKFSGIIYILLTLYVVFYTTEKPWQDVLPRLHSPEMKKDDEPKVIFEYEDGDTVSTSNNAGILYVYQCFLKIASLSSVQVLAIIHLTSKIAFQCNEAATNLKLLEQGFKREDLAVTVLIDVPFEILFGYYVAKWSSDSNHLQNSDRGNLRKSKKSWFTWIIGTPGVLTPWLWGYLGRLASAILGTVVVKSFPKDGHISRVYFLTVIIQHLLSSFMSTVQFVGISAFHTRIADPLIGGTYMTLLNTLSNFGGTWPRFIVLSLINYFTIYECKIPGKHNLVYQGGSMDRCTKELGGTITILRDGYFVTNLLCCIFGICLYFGFLKKKSQELQSLPIGSWRCE
- the SCS3 gene encoding Scs3p (similar to Saccharomyces cerevisiae SCS3 (YGL126W); ancestral locus Anc_6.117), producing MKFPYYKLCVLLLCPATLVFGNLLSFFFPNHLQSLQINKDGWLNSIFVKNGWFWNSIVGWWCILRYGDFQINRQSLIRYSILTIWWYIFTQALWFGIAPIMDLVFTYTGGHCDFTVFDSNGNLADDFHDSIARRLKSLKRILFTLKNITMENDEDLLKKSMSDISCALNEKCFNRTSSPQDINNFIRKTFAQDAPLLGSAQCRSLGGYWIGGHDPSGHVFLITLMIMYSFGELRLFGGKALQRLKKKKYTGLLITSLKLFDNGPIWNLINNKPKNIKSFLMSAFILPPFTVVKDIVKFLGQILKIVVWQNPIILLISLLGMWWWSFLITSIVFHTFTEQLSGLLFAYIVAGIIYWNDHWFIHNAMNQ